Proteins from one Hyperolius riggenbachi isolate aHypRig1 chromosome 2, aHypRig1.pri, whole genome shotgun sequence genomic window:
- the LOC137546767 gene encoding Krueppel-like factor 15 isoform X1: MVELPILPAKKPPVPETLGLSCMNCTFEVSPEWLNDMEIFEVILFKHTFIIIQLLLYHITEEEEDHCGATMVSLNCSESLSASDLLSSAASPCGQNMTVPQSGEVSSLLTLLENDASPSPSLADQFNSTIVPPEEGVKEGGSFEEVEGVVLSKLVKAVEDPKEATPLTQLKLPDFSALISGDFSPTLEEIEEFLKENMDLIREELADKQPISSAWLQSCMANEQTQATDPAQPTEDVPTPVTPDASASSPSATGSIPVILQIQPVSVPGTASLTQSSTGVRLTQLVISVQGQSLALAPVPGPASPGDQKYVRIAPLPVTVRPLTLGGVFVSEGPQKIQKGAPAVIRVHKCSHPGCNKMYTKSSHLKAHFRRHTGEKPYVCTWPECGWRFSRSDELSRHKRSHSGVKPYQCTVCDKKFARSDHLSKHMKIHRGQRVGGCRTPRIST; this comes from the exons ATCTTTGAAGTCATCCTGTTTAAGCACACTTTCATAATTATTCAGCTACTTCTCTACCACATcacagaggaagaagaagatcacTGTGGTGCAACCATGGTTTCTTTAAATTGCAGTGAGTCTCTTTCGGCCTCTGATCTTCTGTCTAGTGCTGCTTCCCCTTGTGGACAGAACATGACGGTGCCACAGTCTGGTGAGGTATCATCATTGCTGACTCTTCTAGAGAATGACGCCAGTCCTTCTCCATCACTGGCAGACCAATTTAACAGCACTATAGTGCCTCCTGAGGAGGGTGTTAAAGAAGGTGGTAGCTTTGAGGAAGTAGAAGGAGTTGTTCTGTCAAAGTTGGTGAAAGCAGTAGAGGATCCGAAGGAGGCTACTCCACTAACACAATTAAAACTCCCAGACTTTTCTGCTCTAATTTCTGGGGATTTCTCTCCTACACTAGAAGAAATTGAGGAGTTTTTGAAAGAAAACATGGATTTAATCAGAGAAGAACTAGCTGATAAACAGCCCATATCCAGTGCATGGCTACAGAGCTGCATGGCAAATGAGCAGACTCAAGCAACAGATCCAGCTCAGCCAACTGAGGATGTGCCAACCCCAGTGACTCCAGATGCCTCCGCCAGTTCACCTTCTGCCACAGGCAGCATCCCAGTCATTCTTCAGATCCAGCCTGTATCTGTGCCTGGCACTGCCTCTCTGACCCAGAGCTCTACTGGTGTACGTCTTACACAACTGGTCATCAGTGTGCAAGGCCAAAGTCTGGCTCTGGCTCCAGTCCCAGGACCTGCTTCACCTGGGGACCAAAAGTATGTTAGAATTGCTCCATTGCCAGTGACAGTACGACCTTTAACCCTAGGAGGAGTGTTTGTGAGTGAAGGACCGCAGAAGATACAAAAGGGAGCGCCAGCTGTGATCCGGGTTCATAAATGCAGTCACCCTGGATGTAACAAAATGTACACCAAAAGTTCACATCTGAAGGCACACTTCCGGCGACACACAGGAGAGAAGCCGTATGTTTGCACGTGGCCAGAATGTGGCTGGAG ATTTTCTCGCTCTGATGAGCTCTCACGCCACAAGAGGTCCCATTCTGGTGTGAAGCCATACCAGTGCACGGTGTGTGATAAGAAGTTTGCCCGCAGTGACCATCTGTCTAAACACATGAAGATACATCGCGGCCAACGAGTCGGAGGATGTAGGACACCACGAATCAGCACTTAA
- the LOC137546767 gene encoding Krueppel-like factor 15 isoform X2, whose translation MVSLNCSESLSASDLLSSAASPCGQNMTVPQSGEVSSLLTLLENDASPSPSLADQFNSTIVPPEEGVKEGGSFEEVEGVVLSKLVKAVEDPKEATPLTQLKLPDFSALISGDFSPTLEEIEEFLKENMDLIREELADKQPISSAWLQSCMANEQTQATDPAQPTEDVPTPVTPDASASSPSATGSIPVILQIQPVSVPGTASLTQSSTGVRLTQLVISVQGQSLALAPVPGPASPGDQKYVRIAPLPVTVRPLTLGGVFVSEGPQKIQKGAPAVIRVHKCSHPGCNKMYTKSSHLKAHFRRHTGEKPYVCTWPECGWRFSRSDELSRHKRSHSGVKPYQCTVCDKKFARSDHLSKHMKIHRGQRVGGCRTPRIST comes from the exons ATGGTTTCTTTAAATTGCAGTGAGTCTCTTTCGGCCTCTGATCTTCTGTCTAGTGCTGCTTCCCCTTGTGGACAGAACATGACGGTGCCACAGTCTGGTGAGGTATCATCATTGCTGACTCTTCTAGAGAATGACGCCAGTCCTTCTCCATCACTGGCAGACCAATTTAACAGCACTATAGTGCCTCCTGAGGAGGGTGTTAAAGAAGGTGGTAGCTTTGAGGAAGTAGAAGGAGTTGTTCTGTCAAAGTTGGTGAAAGCAGTAGAGGATCCGAAGGAGGCTACTCCACTAACACAATTAAAACTCCCAGACTTTTCTGCTCTAATTTCTGGGGATTTCTCTCCTACACTAGAAGAAATTGAGGAGTTTTTGAAAGAAAACATGGATTTAATCAGAGAAGAACTAGCTGATAAACAGCCCATATCCAGTGCATGGCTACAGAGCTGCATGGCAAATGAGCAGACTCAAGCAACAGATCCAGCTCAGCCAACTGAGGATGTGCCAACCCCAGTGACTCCAGATGCCTCCGCCAGTTCACCTTCTGCCACAGGCAGCATCCCAGTCATTCTTCAGATCCAGCCTGTATCTGTGCCTGGCACTGCCTCTCTGACCCAGAGCTCTACTGGTGTACGTCTTACACAACTGGTCATCAGTGTGCAAGGCCAAAGTCTGGCTCTGGCTCCAGTCCCAGGACCTGCTTCACCTGGGGACCAAAAGTATGTTAGAATTGCTCCATTGCCAGTGACAGTACGACCTTTAACCCTAGGAGGAGTGTTTGTGAGTGAAGGACCGCAGAAGATACAAAAGGGAGCGCCAGCTGTGATCCGGGTTCATAAATGCAGTCACCCTGGATGTAACAAAATGTACACCAAAAGTTCACATCTGAAGGCACACTTCCGGCGACACACAGGAGAGAAGCCGTATGTTTGCACGTGGCCAGAATGTGGCTGGAG ATTTTCTCGCTCTGATGAGCTCTCACGCCACAAGAGGTCCCATTCTGGTGTGAAGCCATACCAGTGCACGGTGTGTGATAAGAAGTTTGCCCGCAGTGACCATCTGTCTAAACACATGAAGATACATCGCGGCCAACGAGTCGGAGGATGTAGGACACCACGAATCAGCACTTAA